The Geobacillus genomosp. 3 genome segment CGTATGGTTATTCTGCTGCACCACTGCCGTCGTATTATGGCGGGGTGGCTCCATATGTGCCCGGCTTTCCGGCACCGTACGGCCCATATCGGTAAACCGCCAACAAGACCGCTTCCACGCGGTCTTTTTTCATGTTCCATAGGGGGCGAGCCTGGCATAGAGGCTCACCGGCTTGCCAGGCGGCCGCTGCTCGTACGGGCGCCAGCATCAACCGCATTGTTCCCAACGCCCCCTTATTGCGGCATATATATGTTCCGGCTGCTGGCAATGGTATAATAAGGAACGTAGTTTTTCCCTCAAGATAGGGATGAGAAGACGAGGTTGGAGAAAAGAAAGGAGAAGAGGCAAATGGGCATGGAGCGGAAAACAGTGATTGTCACCGGTGGAGCGAACGGCATCGGCAAGGCGGTCTCCGCGATGTTTGCCAAACAAGGCGCGAATGTGGCCATCGTGGATCGGGATGAAAAAAAAGGGGAAGCGTTTGCCGAACAGTTGCGGGCGGACGGACGACATGCCATATTTGTGGCGGCTGATGTCCGGGAAGTGAGCGACATCGAACGGTTTGTGAACGAAACAGTCAGCCGTTTTGGCCGCATCGACTATCTGATTAATAACGCCGGCGTTTCGCGTTGGAAATCGCCGTACGAGCTGACAGTGGACGAGTGGGATGATGTGTTGGCGACAAATTTACGCAGCGCCTTTTTGGCTTCACGGGAGGTGGCGAAACATATGCGTCGCAGCGGTAGAGGTGGGGCGATCGTGAATATCGCCTCGACAAGGGCGCTCATGTCCGAGCCGAATTCAGAGGCGTACGCGGCATCCAAAGGCGGCCTCGTCGCTCTCACCCATGCGCTGGCCGTGTCGCTTTCCGCCGATCGCATTCGCGTCAACTGCATCAGCCCCGGTTGGATTGAAACGGGCGATTACGGAAAATTGCGGGATATCGACCACGAGCAGCATCCGGCCGGCCGCGTCGGCAAACCGGATGATATCGCCCGTGCCTGCCTTTATTTATGCGATGAGGAAAACGATTTTGTGACCGGAGTGAATCTTGTCATTGACGGGGGGATGACGAGGAAAATGATTTATATTGAGTAGGTGGCAAACATTTGGTAAAATAAATGAAATAGAGACGGCTTTGCAGCAAAGGTGGGAGTCAATGATGAAAATCCGTAAAACGCCGCTAGTAGACGGACAAGCTCCAGCCTATGTATATATTTACGAAAACCGAAAAGAGGAATATGTCGTGCTGGCCATTCCGGCGCTCGAGTGGTCATTTTCGTTCTCTTATGAGGAGGAAGCAGAGGCAGTGGCACAGCGGCTCGGGATGTCGCTGCAAAAGCGGATCAGGCATGAACGCGCTGCCGTGCTGGCCGACCGATTGCTCGGGTGGGCGCGTGAAATGTAACCAGGCGGACGGCGCGGCCGCCACTGACTTTGCATGTTAGGGGTTCGATGACAAAGTGTTAAACAAATCAAAAGTCATGGCAAGTTACATTGTATGCAGTGTTTTATGGGTAACTTTGACCGACGCCCTGCTCAATGTGCTGCCGGTCAGCCGCGGCGTGTACGTTGCGCTTAGCGCCGCCAAAGGAACAATCTTTATTTTGCTGTCGGTCGTGTTTTTGTACCAGCTGTTAAAAAAGCGTGAACAGCTTGAGAAAGCGGAAGAAAATGAGCAGCAGCTGTTAACGCTCATTAACTCGATGCCCGACTTTGTTTGTTTTAAAGACAGTGAAGGGCGTTGGCTTCGCGTCAATGATTTTGGCCGGCGGCTCTACCATCTCGAGCATATTGACTATGTCGGAAAAACGGATCGCGAGCTAGGTGAACTCGTGCCGTTTTTTAAAGCAGCGTTTGAGCAGTGCATCGAATCGGACCGCGAAGCGTGGGAAAGTGGGACGTTAACCCGGCGTGAGGAGTCGTTCGAGACGCTCGAGGGGGAATTGAAGACGTTTGAC includes the following:
- a CDS encoding SDR family NAD(P)-dependent oxidoreductase encodes the protein MGMERKTVIVTGGANGIGKAVSAMFAKQGANVAIVDRDEKKGEAFAEQLRADGRHAIFVAADVREVSDIERFVNETVSRFGRIDYLINNAGVSRWKSPYELTVDEWDDVLATNLRSAFLASREVAKHMRRSGRGGAIVNIASTRALMSEPNSEAYAASKGGLVALTHALAVSLSADRIRVNCISPGWIETGDYGKLRDIDHEQHPAGRVGKPDDIARACLYLCDEENDFVTGVNLVIDGGMTRKMIYIE
- a CDS encoding YueH family protein, which translates into the protein MKIRKTPLVDGQAPAYVYIYENRKEEYVVLAIPALEWSFSFSYEEEAEAVAQRLGMSLQKRIRHERAAVLADRLLGWAREM